In Elaeis guineensis isolate ETL-2024a chromosome 1, EG11, whole genome shotgun sequence, a genomic segment contains:
- the LOC105061092 gene encoding amino acid transporter AVT6A — protein sequence MTIGGLSPAENKGRRSNKEILDEKSPLLPTKREGDGGFDEFNGASFSGAVFNLSTTIVGAGIMALPATMKVVGLLPGIAMIIFFAFLTEASIEMLIRFSRAGKTVSYAGVMGDAFGKVGKMLLQICVIINNVGVLIVYMIIIGDVLSGTSSSGVHHSGVLEGWFGEHWWNGRFFVLLVTALAIFAPLACFKHIDSLRFTSALSVALAVVFVVITAGIAIVKLLSGSISAPKLFPSIPDLASVWNLFTVVPVLVTAYICHYNVHTVENELDDSSQIKPIVWTSLVLCSTVYIATSFFGFLLFGESILDDVLANFDSNLGIPYSSLLNDAVRVSYAVHLMLVFPIIFHALRLNLDGLLFPSARPFSSDNQRFALITVGLLSVIFLAANFIPSIWDAFQFTGATAAVCIGFIFPAAITLRDPHGIATKWDKILSVFMIVLAVLSNAIAIYSDAYSLFKKGKALTWS from the exons ATGACCATTGGAGGCCTTTCCCCGGCTGAGAATAAGGGAAGACGAAGTAACAAAGAGATTCTTGATGAGAAATCTCCCCTGCTTCCAACCAAACGCGAGGGAGATGGAGGGTTTGATGAGTTTAATGGAGCTTCTTTTTCTGGGGCTGTGTTCAACCTATCGACGACCATTGTGGGAGCTGGAATCATGGCTCTCCCGGCCACCATGAAGGTCGTAGGGCTGCTGCCAGGAATTGCCATGATCATATTCTTTGCTTTCCTAACTGAGGCCTCAATTGAGATGTTGATCAGGTTCAGCCGGGCAGGGAAAACAGTGTCCTATGCAGGAGTTATGGGGGATGCATTTGGAAAAGTCGGGAAGATGCTGCTTCAGATCTGTGTGATCATAAATAATGTGGGCGTGTTGATCGTCTACATGATCATCATTG GTGACGTGCTTTCTGGAACATCTTCCAGTGGGGTTCACCATTCTGGTGTTTTGGAAGGATGGTTTGGGGAGCACTGGTGGAATGGTCGCTTTTTTGTTCTTCTGGTCACTGCTCtagcaatttttgctccattggcATGTTTCAAGCATATAG ATTCATTAAGATTCACATCTGCCTTATCTGTTGCACTAGCAGTAGTTTTTGTTGTAATTACTGCTGGGATAGCTATTGTAAAATTGCTGAGTGGAAGCATTTCAGCGCCCAAGTTGTTTCCAAGTATACCTGATTTGGCATCTGTTTGGAACCTTTTCACGGTAGTCCCTGTTCTGGTAACTGCATATATCTGCCATTACAATG TTCACACTGTAGAAAATGAACTTGATGACTCCTCCCAGATCAAGCCCATTGTGTGGACATCACTGGTGCTTTGCTCTACTGTCTACATAGCTACAAGCTTCTTTGGTTTCCTCCTCTTCGGTGAATCCATTCTTGATGATGTGCTCGCCAACTTTGACTCCAACCTTGGTATCCCATATAGCTCTCTGCTCAATGATGCTGTCCGAGTGAGCTATGCTGTCCACCTCATGCTTGTGTTCCCCATCATCTTCCACGCACTGCGCCTCAACTTGGATGGACTCCTCTTTCCTTCAGCAAGGCCTTTTTCTTCTGACAACCAGAGGTTTGCGCTAATTACAGTGGGACTTCTCTCTGTCATTTTCCTGGCTGCAAATTTTATTCCCAGCATCTGGGATGCCTTTCAATTCACCGGCGCAACAGCTGCTGTTTGCATTGGATTTATTTTCCCAGCTGCCATTACCCTCAG GGATCCCCATGGCATCGCGACCAAGTGGGATAAGATCTTATCTGTTTTCATGATTGTCCTTGCTGTGCTGTCAAATGCAATAGCTATATATAGTGATGCCTATTCTCTCTTCAAGAAGGGCAAAGCCTTGACTTGGTCTTAA